From the Solanum lycopersicum chromosome 10, SLM_r2.1 genome, one window contains:
- the LOC101260279 gene encoding nucleobase-ascorbate transporter 4-like has protein sequence MAPQVKADELVPHPVKDQLPGVDYCVNSNPSWPEAIILGFQHYIVMLGTTVIIPTIIVPQMGGGNEEKAQVIQTLLFVAGLNTLLQSLFGTRLPVVIGGSFTFIIPATFVASSSRYNTYLDPRERFIHSMRGMQGALMIASILPILIGFLGLWRIVIRVLSPLSAAPPVFLVGLGLYTQGFPLLAECVEIGLPGLIILLLLSQYIPHMWKLKHPIFERFAVLLSVAIVWAYAALLTVTGAYNNRPPQTQFSCRVDRSGLISGASWIKVPYPWQWGAPKVDAGDVFVMMAAALVSLVESTGAFIAAARYGSVTHTPGSVISRGAGWLGLGLLLSGLWGTASGFTVSVENVGLVAMTRVGSRRVIQMSAIFMLFFSVLGKFGAVLASIPLPIVGALYSIMFAFMSSAGLGLLQFCNLNSFRTKFILGLSIYLGFSVPQYFNGYVITTGDGPVRSGSAWFNKIMQVIFTSPATVAGIVALFLDLTLAREHVNTKKDSGRHWWAKFKHFDNDPRSEEFYSLPYGLSKYFPSV, from the exons CGGAGGCCATTATTCTGGGTTTTCAGCACTACATAGTTATGCTGGGAACTACGGTCATTATCCCGACCATCATTGTTCCTCAAATGGGTGGTGGCAAT GAGGAGAAAGCTCAAGTAATTCAAACTTTGCTCTTTGTTGCTGGGCTGAATACTCTTTTGCAGTCTTTGTTTGGAACCCGGCTTCCTGTGGTGATAGGTGGATCATTCACATTCATTATTCCAGCTACTTTTGTTGCATCATCCAGTAGATACAATACATATCTTGACCCTCGCGAG AGGTTTATACATTCGATGAGAGGAATGCAGGGAGCTCTGATGATTGCATCCATACTTCCCATATTAATTGGCTTTCTCGGACTCTGGAGAATTGTCATAAG GGTCCTATCTCCTCTCTCTGCAGCTCCACCAGTGTTTCTTGTAGGCCTTGGTCTATATACGCAAGGTTTTCCGCTt CTGGCAGAATGTGTTGAAATTGGTCTTCCAGGGTTAATAATACTATTATTGTTGTCTCAA TACATTCCTCACATGTGGAAATTAAAGCATCCCATCTTTGAACGATTTGCTGTCCTATTATCAGTTGCTATAGTGTGGGCATATGCAGCTCTTCTCACTGTGACAGGTGCATACAACAATAGACCTCCACAGACTCAATTTAGTTGCCGTGTGGATCGCTCTGGGCTCATTAGTGGAGCTTCATG GATAAAGGTACCTTATCCATGGCAATGGGGTGCTCCCAAAGTCGATGCTGGAGATGTCTTTGTAATGATGGCTGCAGCTTTGGTTTCTCTTGTCGAG TCTACTGGAGCATTTATAGCAGCTGCAAGATATGGAAGTGTAACACATACACCGGGTTCAGTAATTAGCCGTGGTGCTGGTTGGCTG GGATTAGGCCTTTTGCTGAGTGGTCTATGGGGAACTGCAAGCGGATTTACTGTCTCAGT TGAAAATGTAGGTCTTGTGGCAATGACTCGAGTTGGAAGTAGAAGAGTGATTCAAATGTCTGCAATATTTATGCTTTTCTTCTCCGTGTTAG GAAAGTTTGGAGCTGTTCTTGCTTCCATACCTCTGCCAATTGTTGGAGCTTTGTACTCTATCATGTTTGCTTTCATGT CTTCTGCTGGTCTTGGATTACTTCAATTTTGCAATCTCAACAGCTTCAGGACTAAGTTTATATTAGGTTTGTCCATCTACTTGGGTTTTTCTGTGCCACAATACTTCAATGGTTATGTCATAACCACTGGTGATGGTCCCGTTCGCTCTGGCTCTGCCTGG TTTAACAAAATAATGCAAGTAATCTTCACGTCCCCGGCCACAGTGGCAGGAATTGTAGCATTGTTCTTGGACTTAACTCTTGCTCGAGAACATGTCAACACCAAGAAAGACAGTGGAAGGCATTGGTGGGCAAAGTTCAAGCATTTTGACAACGATCCTAGAAGTGAAGAGTTCTATTCTCTCCCTTATGGCCTTTCCAAGTACTTCCCCTCAGTATAA